GAGCGGGGTAAACAGGATGTTGTCGCAGGAAGAGTAACTGACTGGCAAAAAGTACGAGACGATATATAAAGTACAGTTATCAATAGTGCTAAAGGAACTGCTTTCTAAACTTTATGTTACAATGGCGCTAGCAAAGAGTCTAAACTAAATATTTTCAATTATTAATTTCGCAAAATTATGGCAGCAACAAATTTGAATCAAATAATTGAACAGCTTGATACCCTTGAAATAGAAGAAATTAAAGAACTTAATAAAGCAATTCAAAAATCTCTTACTGAACGGGAAGAAGCTCTTAATAAATCAGCTTTTCACCAAGCTCTGATTAAGTCAGGATTAGTTAAGGAGATTAGGCATCCTGCATATCAACCGATCGCGGAAAGAAATTTAATTCAGATCGAGGGAAAGCCTGTTTCTGAAACTATCATTGAGGAACGGCGTTAGATGGCAATTTACTTCATAGATAGCACCTTAGCGGTTGAAACCGCAGCTACACAAACGAAACCTGCTTACGCAGGTTACAAAACCCTTGATTTTCGGTTAGTCCGCGCAGGCGGACTTGGTTTGTATAGCCCCAGAATTCTATTCTGAGGGTTTGGTGCTGCTAGCGATTCCGATTTGGAAAAGGAATCGGGCTTCCTTCTGCGGCGCTGCGTTGACGGCTGCGGTTACGCTGATTATTCCAGAAAGTAGTTACTATTCTGCCATTCTGTGTCACTACAGTAGCATTGCGACCTTCATAGCGCACTCTGGGTCTGCCATTCTGTCCACGTCGATGCGGTTGACGAACAACCCTACCTTCTCGAACTGCTTGAAGTATCTCTCTCGCAGGAATGTTGCGTTGTCTCCTTCGGGTCTGACCGTGATTGCTGGGATTGGGTAAAAAACCGCGAAGACGAGTTCCAATAATACCAGTACGAGGTGTTGGATTGCGAGGACTCCGATTTAAACGAATGCGAGGTTTAGCAAATGCTGCACCAACATCAGACAACAGAATCACAGCAGTTACAAGTAAAGCCAAAACTGATTTGAAACGAGATGTTTTCATCAGAGATTCTCCTTGCTAGTTGATTTGGGTGAATAATAGCCTAATAAATAATTTATCTAGCGACAGGGGTTTGTAAGTTGGTAATTTCGATGCTTTGGGAAAAACTGACCTATAAGCCTACCTGATTTCACACCTAAAACATAACTTCTTCGATTTAATATACCCAATGTACCGCTAACTTGACACTGTTGATTAGCACTGATACTACTGAGGATTTCCTTATTTTCCTCTACTACCTTTCTAATTTCTCGTACAATATCACGATAATCCATATCTTCATCAAAAAATGTTTGGTACTGTTCTCGTGAACCATCCCAATACTTAGGATGATGACTTTGGAAAATATGCCGCATTCCGTCTCGGTTCAACGTAAAATATACAGAACGACTTACTCTAAAAGTTTGCGTTCTGAATCCTCTCAAAGCCTCATTCAAATTACCTCTTCTAGGTCGTGGGATGATAGTTTCTCTTTTCAAGAAAATTTCATTTACACCATTGGCTGAAACACCGATTTTACTTACAGATTCCTGAGATTTGTAGAAATTTTTAGCTTCAGCTTGGAAAGACAATCCTAGAATTATAAGTAATGAAGCCGTTAGTTTTAAAGGTATTTTCATAGCTAAAATCTTAGGCAAATTTGACTTCAACAATTATATTTCGGCGCGGCTGACCACCACCTTCAACAATTACCTCGACATTGCCACGTCCGCCTGGGCCAGATTGAATTAAATCATAGCGAGAAGTAACTTCACCCAAAACTGTGCGATAGTTTTGAAAACAAACATTTCGGTTCCCTCTTGCATCAGAAAAAGTATCTCCTTCCCAACTACACCAATCATCAAATCCAGAATGCACTGGCAGAATTAATTGTGCAACCAAATTAGGAGGAAGTCCCTGTTTTGCTAATACCTCAGTCGCAACATGAATACCTGTCATTGTAGGGCCAGTAATTTTCGCAGTGCTGTTTTTACTGTCAAACTTCTGAACAAAGCCAAACCCAACATTCGGCAATTGCCATGTATCCTGTTTTTCCTGACCCCAAAAAATCGTTGTTTGTGCTTGTGCTAATTCTGTTTGGTTTCTGCTAAATTGGCGTTCGACAAACTGTTGGTCAGCAAGCTGGATGGCTAATAGTTGTTCTTGAGAGAGGGCAGAATCAGCACCAAAACCACTAGATAAAGCGCGTCTAATTACTCTGCCAGCTGCATAACGTATTAAACCCCCAAAAACTGCACGGGATGATAATGCTCTAAGCAAAAAAGGAATAATGAATGCTTCTGCTGGCTTTGGGAAAAATATACCAGATGTAGTTGCCAAGGACGCGCCACCTAAAATAGCTAATTGAGTAAATTTACGTCTGTTGAGACTCATAATTAATACCTCTGGCCAGGAGAAGAGGAAATAGGCTCAAGTAGGGCTTGGACAAACGAAACTCGATCCGCGAATATGCTGTTAGGATTATTGTTAGGAACTTCTATTGCAACACTACTTACGTTGCTGACATCCAATAATAAAAGGGATTTTTCACCTGGGGACAGCGATCTGGAAGCAGCCAGATTTCCATCAAGGTAAACGTTGACCTCTATAGGCTTACGAGTTCTCGTATCATCAGTAACACCAAAGGCCAAACGGAGAGTTTTAAATCTGGGGGGAGAGCCAGCAGGTCTAATCCGACAGGTAATTAATGAGTCGCTAGTAGTCATATAAAAAATTTCGGTAAATACTTCTCTACCGATAGAGATATCCTGCTGACTGCTTCTCATACCTCTGCCTCGAACGCAATCAGTCGAAAATAGAGAAGTGGTGCGCTGTTGTCCTTGTGCTACTTGCCAAGCCGATCCCCCCAAAACTACAGATATTGCCCCAATTGCAGCAAGTTTACGAATAAGCTTCATTTTTACCCTGCTCTCTACCGTTTGCGCTGTATTACTTAAAAAAGTAGAAATTTATCTGATCGGTAAAATGTCATTTGTCTTATAGTAAATCCCCTGTGTTAAACGCTACTAACTGAAAAAAACAGGTTTTATCGGATTTTTATAACAAATTTTTAAGTAAAACCCAGAAAAAACATGATTTTGTTGGTTTATACTAAGCTATAATCTCCAAAATTCTTATCCTACCTAGCCTCTATGACTATTACGGAAGTTTTACAATTTGTAGATCGAATAGTCGAAAAACAAACAGGTAAACACCTAGATGATCTGGAAAAAGATGTCATTCAAGGAGTTTGGCAAGGAAAAACTTATAATCAAATTGCAGATGAATGTGGCTATGATAAAAACTATGTTGGAGATGTTAGTCGTCAGTTATTTAAGACTTTATCCGAACAGCTAAATGAAAATATTAATAAATCTAATTTTGGCTGGGCAATTGAGAGAGTTATTAATTCTCATTTTGTTGGTGTAAATACTAATATTACCTATTGTCCGTTTTATCCTCACCCAGATCCAAATCAATCTATCAATAAGGAAGAGAAAACGACCAAAAATACAAGTTACCACGATTTAACCCTAGCACCCAAAATCACTCATTTCTACGATCGCACAACCGAACTCCAAACCCTATCCCACTGGCTAACCACCCAAAACTCTCGCCTCATCTCAGTTTTAGGACTCAGTGGAATAGGTAAAACCACCCTCGTTAAACAGTTCGTTGACCTCAACCTATCACAATTCGATGCAATCATCTGGAAAAGCATCAAACTCTCCCCATCTTTAGATACCATCATTACTGAAATTTTCAAACTTATTAATTCCGAACTTATTCAAACTGACAATAAATTAACCCAACTTTTCGACCTTTTACGCCAGCAAAAATGTTTAATCATCCTTGATGATGTGCAAGAATTATTTACCAAAGGACAATTTGCCGGACAGTACCAAGTTCAATACAAAAACTATAAAAGCTTTTTTACAAAAATAACTGAAATCGAACATCAAAGTAGTTTAATCTTAATTAGTCAAGAACAATGCCAAGAGATGTTTTGCTTAGATGAAGATGTATATCCTGTTAAGTGCTTGGAATTAAAAGGATTAAATAATACCGAAATTCTAAAAAGCCTGGGATTGAAAGATGAGGAAAGTTGGTTAACGCTACTTAATCTCTATGAAGGTAATCCGGTTTATTTAAAAGAGATCGGTAATTTGATTAGAAATATATTTGGTGGTAAAGTATCTGAGTTTATTAAAGAGGATAGTTTGATTTTGACGGAAGATATGAAATTTCAGTTTAATGAATTATTTGAAAGAATGTCAACGATCGAACAACAAATTATTAGAGAATTAAGTAAAGCTAATCAACCGATGTCAAGAGAAGATTTAAGACAAGCTTTATCCTGCTCATCAACAGACTTAATTAATGGTTTGCAATCTTTAAGTAAACGCTATTTAGTTAAATCAGTAGAGGGCGATCGAATTTCGTTTGATTTGCCTCCGGTT
This Leptolyngbyaceae cyanobacterium DNA region includes the following protein-coding sequences:
- a CDS encoding NB-ARC domain-containing protein; protein product: MTITEVLQFVDRIVEKQTGKHLDDLEKDVIQGVWQGKTYNQIADECGYDKNYVGDVSRQLFKTLSEQLNENINKSNFGWAIERVINSHFVGVNTNITYCPFYPHPDPNQSINKEEKTTKNTSYHDLTLAPKITHFYDRTTELQTLSHWLTTQNSRLISVLGLSGIGKTTLVKQFVDLNLSQFDAIIWKSIKLSPSLDTIITEIFKLINSELIQTDNKLTQLFDLLRQQKCLIILDDVQELFTKGQFAGQYQVQYKNYKSFFTKITEIEHQSSLILISQEQCQEMFCLDEDVYPVKCLELKGLNNTEILKSLGLKDEESWLTLLNLYEGNPVYLKEIGNLIRNIFGGKVSEFIKEDSLILTEDMKFQFNELFERMSTIEQQIIRELSKANQPMSREDLRQALSCSSTDLINGLQSLSKRYLVKSVEGDRISFDLPPVFREYVRRNYASLGSIMQ
- a CDS encoding DUF4258 domain-containing protein; protein product: MKTSRFKSVLALLVTAVILLSDVGAAFAKPRIRLNRSPRNPTPRTGIIGTRLRGFLPNPSNHGQTRRRQRNIPAREILQAVREGRVVRQPHRRGQNGRPRVRYEGRNATVVTQNGRIVTTFWNNQRNRSRQRSAAEGSPIPFPNRNR